From the Anaeromyxobacter dehalogenans 2CP-1 genome, the window AAGGCGAAGGCCGCGAAGAAGGCGGCGGCGCAGGCGAAGTAGGGGTCCCGGCGCGCCCGCCGTCCACGGCGGGCCGCCCGGACGGTGGGCGGGCGGTCGGCCGTCCGGCAGGGCGAAGGGGAAAGGGAACCGCATGGCGGCAGCGAGCGGGCTGTTCAACATCTTCCGGATCGCCGAGCTCCGGAAGCGGCTGGTCTTCACCCTCGGGATGCTGGCCGTCTACCGGCTCGGCATCTTCGTCACCACCCCCGGCGTGGACCGGCGGGCGATGCAGGACGTGGTCGCCCAGCAGGGCAGCCTGCTCGGCCTGCTCAACTTCTTCTCCGGCGGCGCCTTCGAGCAGCTCTCGATCTTCGCGCTCGGCATCATGCCGTACGTGTCGGCGTCCATCATCCTGCAGCTCCTGACGGTGGTGGTCCCGTCGCTCGAGAAGATGCAGAAGGAAGGCGAGCTGGGGCGGCGCAAGATCACGCAGTACACGCGCTACGGCACGGTGATCCTCTCCGCGATCCAGGGCTACGGCATCGCCACCTACCTCGAGTCGCTGCGCGCCGGGAACGGCGTGGCGGTGGTGGGTGATCCGGGCTGGGGCTTCCGCCTGCTCACCATGGTGTCGCTCGCCGCCGGCACCGCGTTCATCATGTGGATGGGCGAGCAGATCACCGAGCGCGGCGTCGGCAACGGCATCTCGCTCATCATCTTCGCGGGCATCGTGGCCCGCGTCCCGGCCGCCATCTACACCACGGTCCGGCAGCTCGGCGCCTCCGGCTCGCAGCTCAGCGGCCTGGGCCTGCTCGTGCTCACCGCGCTGATGGTGGTGGTGATCGGGGCGATCGTCTACGTGGAGCGCGGCCAGCGCCGCATCCCGATCCAGTACGCGAAGCGCATGGTGGGCCGGAAGCTCTACGGCGGCCAGTCCACGCACCTGCCGCTGAAGGTGAACACCTCCGGCGTCATCCCGCCCATCTTCGCGTCGTCGCTGCTGCTGCTGCCGGCCACCATGGCGGGCTGGTTCCCGTTCCTGCAGCGGATGTCGAACGCCATCCAGGCGGGGAGCTGGATCTACAACACCATCTACGTCGCGCTGATCATCTTCTTCGCGTACTTCTACACCGCGGTGACGTTCAACCCGGTCGACGTGGCCGACAACCTCAAGAAGTACGGCGGCTACATCCCCGGCATCCGCCCGGGCAAGAAGACCGCCGACTACATCGACTTCGTGCTGTCCCGCATCACCTTCGGCGGCGCCATCTACCTGGCCGCCATCTGCGTGCTGCCGACGATCATCACGAACGAGTTCGGGGTGAACTTCTACTTCGGCGGCACCTCGCTGCTCATCGTGGTGGGCGTGGCGCTCGACACCGTGCAGCAGATCGAGGGGCACCTCATCACCCGGCACTACGAAGGCTTCACCGGCCCGCGGGGCCCGCGCATCCGCGGGCGGCGCATGACGACGGGGCAGGCGGTCGGCGCGTGACACGCCGCAGGGGCCTCGCCGCGGCGGGGCCCCTCGCGCATCCGGAGGCGACGCGATGATCCTCATCCTCCTCGGCCCGCCCGGCGCGGGCAAGGGCACGCAGGCCAAGCTCCTCTCCTCGGAGCTCGGCATCCCGCACATCTCGACCGGCGACATGTTCCGCGACCACAAGGCGCGCGGGACCGAGATCGGCAAGCAGGTCCAGGCCATCATGGACGCCGGCGGGCTCGTCACCGACGACATCACCAACGCCATGGTGAAGGAGCGGCTCTCCCGCCCCGACGTGGCGCCGGGCTTCATCCTCGACGGCTACCCGCGCACGGTGGTGCAGGCGGAGTACCTCGACGGCCTGCTGCGCTCGCTGGGCCGGTCCATCGACCGCGCGCTCTCGTACGAGGTCCCCGAGGAGCTCGTGGTCGAGCGGATCAGCGGCCGCCGGAGCTGCCCGAGGTGCGGGGCGGTCTACCACGTGTCGCAGAACCCGCCGCACCGCGCCGGCTTCTGCGACCGCGACGACGCCGCCCTGGTGCAGCGCGAGGACGACAAGCCGGAGAACGTCCGCAAGCGCATGCAGGAGTACGGCACCAAGACCGAGCCGCTGAAGCGCTACTACCGCGATCGCGGCGAGCTGTCGGACGTCGAGGGCGTCGGCACGCCCGAGGGCATCCTCGCCGTGACGAAGAAGGTCCTGGGCCGCTAGGCCCGGCCCGCACCGCCAGCGCATGTACGGGACGACCCGCGAACGCGCCGCCACGCGGACCTCCGCCGACGTGGCCGGGATCCGCGCCGCCGGCCGCGTCGTCTGGGAGGTGCTGGAGGCGCTGGCGGCCGCCGCCGCCCCGGGCGTCACCACCGCCGACCTGGATCGCCTCGCGGCCGCGCGCACGCGCGAGCTCGGCGCGGCCCCGGCGTTCCTCGGCTACCACGGCTACCCCGCCACGCTCTGCATCTCGGTGAACGACGAGGTGATCCACGGGATCCCGTCGCCGGACCACGTGCTCGAGGAGGGCGACCTGGTCGGCCTCGACTTCGGGGCGGTGCTCGACGGCTGGTACGGCGACTCGGCCCGGACGGTCGCGGTGGGACGGACCACGCCCGAGGGCGAGCGGCTGCTGGCCGTGACCCGGGCCGCGCTGGCGCGAGGCATCGCCGCGGCGCTCCCCGGGCGCCACACCGGCGACGTCGGCGCGGCCGTGCAGCGCCACGTCGAGGCGGCGGGCTTCTCGGTGGTGCGCGACTTCGTGGGCCACGGCATCGGCCGCCGCCTGCACGAGCCGCCCCAGGTCCCGAACTTCGGGACCCCCGGGACGGGGGCGCTCCTCCGGGCCGGTATGGTCATCGCCATCGAGCCGATGGTGAACGCGGGCGGCCGCGAGGTCGAGACGCTCGACGACGGGTGGACCGCGGTGACGCGGGACGGGTCTCGATCCGCGCACTTCGAGCACACCGTGGCCATCACGGAAAACGGACCGGAAGTCCTCACGTTGCCGGAAGGAGTGCCGCTGGAGGACGCCTGACCGCAGGCGAGCGGGGGAGCGGGCGACGACGGGCCGTCGCTCGTGCTTGCACCCCAAAATCCTCTGTGTTATAGGGCCCGCTTCGCAAAGCCGCTCGTTCAGGGGCGGCACCGGGAAACCCCGGAAAATCCGGGCGGCTCAGAGTAGGGGCCAGGAGCAAGGGTCCCGCCGCCAGCCCCGCCGGTCGTCGCGGCGGGCGTTTTTGTCTTTTGAAGCAGCATCGGAGGCGTCGGTCATGAAGGTCCGCGCGTCGGTCAAGAAGATTTGCGACAAGTGCAAGGTCATCAAGCGCAAGGGCACCGTGCGGATCATCTGCCCGGCGAACCCCCGCCACAAGCAGCGCCAGGGCTAGGCCCCCGCGCGTTTTCGGAGAGACGAATGGCTCGAATCGCCGGCGTCGACCTTCCCCGTGAGAAGCGGATCGAGGTCAGCCTCCAGTACATCTACGGAATCGGGAAGACCTCCGCGAAGCTCATCCTCGAGCGCGCGAACGTCAGCCCGGTGACCCGGACCAAGGACCTCACGGACGACGAGGTCCGCCGCATCCGCGAGACCATCGAGCAGAACGTGAAGGTGGAGGGCGACCTCCGCCGCGAGATCTCGCTCAACGTCAAGCGGCTCATGGACCTCGGCTGCTACCGCGGCCTCCGGCACCGCAAGGGCCTGCCGGTCCGCGGCCAGCGCACGCACACCAACGCCCGCACGCGGAAGGGTCCGAAGAAGGGCCTCGTCCGCAAGGCGGCGGCGCCGGCCCCCATGGCCTAACGCACTCCTAGAGAACCGGAGAATCCTCAGTGGCTGACGAGAAGCAGACGAAGGCAGAGCAGCCTGCGAAGAAGGAGGAGGCGACCGCTCCCGCGGCGCCCAACCTCGGCGGCATCGAGCCGGTGACCGCGTCGCCCGTGACCCCGAAGAAGGGGAAGAAGCGGGTGAAGAAGAACATCGCGGCGGGCATCGTCCACATCGCCTCGACCTTCAACAACACGCAGATCACCATCACCGACGTGACCGGCAACGTGATCGCCTGGTCCAGCGCCGGCGCGCGCGGCTTCAAGGGCTCGCGCAAGTCGACGCCGTTCGCCGCGCAGGTCGCGGCGGGCGACGCCGCCGCCAAGGCGATGGAGCACGGCCTCAAGACCGTCTCGGTGGTGGTGAAGGGCCCGGGCGCCGGCCGCGAGTCCGCCCTCCGTGCGCTCTCCGCCGCCGGCCTCAAGATCACCCTGATCCGCGACGTGACGCCGATCCCGCACAACGGGTGCCGGCCGCCCAAGCGCCGCCGGGTCTGATCACCTCCAGGAGACACACGTGGCCCGTTACAGCGAAAGCGTCTGCCGGCTCTGCCGCCGGGAAAACCTCAAGATGTATCTCAAGGGCGATCGGTGCTACACCGACAAGTGCGCCATCGAGCGCCGCCCGTATCCTCCCGGCCAGCACGGCCAGGGCCGGACCAAGTTCTCCGAGTACGGCGTCCAGCTCCGCGAGAAGCAGAAGGTGAAGCGGATGTACGGCCTGCTCGAGGCCGGGTTCCGTCACGCCTACCAGAACGCGGCGGCCGCCAAGGGCAAGACCGGCGAGAACCTGCTGCAGACCCTCGAGCTCCGGCTCGACAACGTGGTCTTCCGGCTCGGCTTCGCGGACACCCGCAACGAGGCCCGGCAGCTCGTCCGCCACGGCCACTTCAAGGTGAACGGCCGCAAGGTCAACATCCCCAGCTACCTGTGCCGGCCCGGCGACAAGGTGGAGCTGAAGGACCGCTCGAAGAAGGTGGTCCGGATCACCGAGGCGCTCGAGGCGGTGGACCGCCGCGGCGTGCCGGCGTGGCTCGACCTGGACAAGGGCGGCTTCAAGGGCACCGTGAAGACCTCGCCGGCGCGCGAGGACATCACCATGCCGATCCAGGAGCAGCTGATCGTCGAGCTGTACTCGAAGTAGTCGCCCCCCCGCGGGCCCGGGGCGGCGGCCGTCGTCACGGCGGCCGCGGTACGGGCCCGGCGGGCGGGCCGGGCGCGCGAGCGCCGCGGGCCCGCACCGCACCATCCCAAGCAGTCGCGCGTCCCACGGTGCTCCCGCCGCATGGCTGAGCGGGCCGGGAGAGGGGACGGCGGCCGAGGAGACAGCCCATGGTCGATCCGATCGTCACGAAGAACTGGCGGGACCTCATCAAGCCCCGCGGCCTGGTCGTCGACCAGGACAGCCTCTCGAACACCTACGGGAAGTTCGTCGCGGAGCCGCTCGAGCGGGGCTTCGGCATCACCCTCGGCAACTCGCTCCGGCGCGTGCTGCTCTCGAGCCTGCAGGGCGCCGCGATCACCTCGGTGAAGGTCGAGGGCGTCGAGCACGAGTTCATGACCATCCCCGAGGTGGCCGAGGACGTCACCGACATCATCCTCAACCTCAAGGAAGTGCTGCTCCAGATCCACACCAACGACGTGAAGACGATCCGGATCGAGGCGGACGGCCCGAAGGAGATCAAGGCCGGCGACCTCATCACGGACGCGCAGGTCGAGGTGCTGAACCCGGGCCACCACATCCTCACCATCAGCGAGGGCGGGCGGGTCCGCGCCGAGATGACCGCGCGCCGCGGCCGCGGCTACGTGCCGGCCGAGCGGAACAAGATCCCCGGCTCGCCGATCGGCACCATCCCCATCGACGCGCTCTTCAGCCCCATCCGCAAGGTGAACTACCAGGTCACCAACGCGCGCGTCGGGCAGCAGACCGACTACGACAAGCTGACGCTCGAGGTCTGGACCGACGGCTCGGTCGCCCCGGCCGACGCGGTCGCCTTCGCCGCGAAGATCGTGAAGGAGCAGCTCTCGATCTTCATCAACTTCGACGAGGCGGAGGAGCCGGCCGAGGAGATCAAGCCGGTCGAGGAGCAGAAGCTGAACGAGAACCTCTTCCGCTCGGTGGACGAGCTGGAGCTCTCGGTCCGCAGCGCGAACTGCCTGCAGAACGCGAACATCAAGACCATCGGCGACCTCGTTCAGAAGACCGAGGCCGAGATGCTCAAGACGAAGAATTTCGGCCGGAAGTCGCTGAAGGAGATCAAGGAGATCCTGGCCGAGATGGGCCTCTCCCTCGGCATGAAGCTCGAGAACTGGCCGCCGAAGGCGGCGCCGCAGGGCGGCGCGCCCAAGGTCTAGCGCGCCCGCACAGGGACAGGAGATCACCAGATGAAGCACCGCGTCGTCGGCCGCCGGCTCGATCGCACCACCGAGCACCGGACCGCAATGTTCAAGAACATGGTGACGAGCCTCTTCCGCCACGAGCGGATCGTCACCACCACCCCGAAGGCGAAGGAGCTGAAGCGCTTCGCCGACAAGGTGATCACGCAGGCGAAACGCGGGACGCCGCACGCGCGCCGCCTCGCCCACCGGGACGTCCGGGACGTCGAGGTGCTGAACAAGCTCTTCGACACGCTCGCCGAGCGCTTCAAGGCGCGGCCGGGTGGCTATACCCGCATCGTCCGCGTCGGCCGCCGCGCCGGCGACAACGCCGAGATGTCGGTCAT encodes:
- the secY gene encoding preprotein translocase subunit SecY encodes the protein MAAASGLFNIFRIAELRKRLVFTLGMLAVYRLGIFVTTPGVDRRAMQDVVAQQGSLLGLLNFFSGGAFEQLSIFALGIMPYVSASIILQLLTVVVPSLEKMQKEGELGRRKITQYTRYGTVILSAIQGYGIATYLESLRAGNGVAVVGDPGWGFRLLTMVSLAAGTAFIMWMGEQITERGVGNGISLIIFAGIVARVPAAIYTTVRQLGASGSQLSGLGLLVLTALMVVVIGAIVYVERGQRRIPIQYAKRMVGRKLYGGQSTHLPLKVNTSGVIPPIFASSLLLLPATMAGWFPFLQRMSNAIQAGSWIYNTIYVALIIFFAYFYTAVTFNPVDVADNLKKYGGYIPGIRPGKKTADYIDFVLSRITFGGAIYLAAICVLPTIITNEFGVNFYFGGTSLLIVVGVALDTVQQIEGHLITRHYEGFTGPRGPRIRGRRMTTGQAVGA
- a CDS encoding adenylate kinase, with amino-acid sequence MILILLGPPGAGKGTQAKLLSSELGIPHISTGDMFRDHKARGTEIGKQVQAIMDAGGLVTDDITNAMVKERLSRPDVAPGFILDGYPRTVVQAEYLDGLLRSLGRSIDRALSYEVPEELVVERISGRRSCPRCGAVYHVSQNPPHRAGFCDRDDAALVQREDDKPENVRKRMQEYGTKTEPLKRYYRDRGELSDVEGVGTPEGILAVTKKVLGR
- the map gene encoding type I methionyl aminopeptidase — protein: MYGTTRERAATRTSADVAGIRAAGRVVWEVLEALAAAAAPGVTTADLDRLAAARTRELGAAPAFLGYHGYPATLCISVNDEVIHGIPSPDHVLEEGDLVGLDFGAVLDGWYGDSARTVAVGRTTPEGERLLAVTRAALARGIAAALPGRHTGDVGAAVQRHVEAAGFSVVRDFVGHGIGRRLHEPPQVPNFGTPGTGALLRAGMVIAIEPMVNAGGREVETLDDGWTAVTRDGSRSAHFEHTVAITENGPEVLTLPEGVPLEDA
- the rpmJ gene encoding 50S ribosomal protein L36 — encoded protein: MKVRASVKKICDKCKVIKRKGTVRIICPANPRHKQRQG
- the rpsM gene encoding 30S ribosomal protein S13, producing MARIAGVDLPREKRIEVSLQYIYGIGKTSAKLILERANVSPVTRTKDLTDDEVRRIRETIEQNVKVEGDLRREISLNVKRLMDLGCYRGLRHRKGLPVRGQRTHTNARTRKGPKKGLVRKAAAPAPMA
- the rpsK gene encoding 30S ribosomal protein S11: MADEKQTKAEQPAKKEEATAPAAPNLGGIEPVTASPVTPKKGKKRVKKNIAAGIVHIASTFNNTQITITDVTGNVIAWSSAGARGFKGSRKSTPFAAQVAAGDAAAKAMEHGLKTVSVVVKGPGAGRESALRALSAAGLKITLIRDVTPIPHNGCRPPKRRRV
- the rpsD gene encoding 30S ribosomal protein S4, whose product is MARYSESVCRLCRRENLKMYLKGDRCYTDKCAIERRPYPPGQHGQGRTKFSEYGVQLREKQKVKRMYGLLEAGFRHAYQNAAAAKGKTGENLLQTLELRLDNVVFRLGFADTRNEARQLVRHGHFKVNGRKVNIPSYLCRPGDKVELKDRSKKVVRITEALEAVDRRGVPAWLDLDKGGFKGTVKTSPAREDITMPIQEQLIVELYSK
- a CDS encoding DNA-directed RNA polymerase subunit alpha, producing the protein MVDPIVTKNWRDLIKPRGLVVDQDSLSNTYGKFVAEPLERGFGITLGNSLRRVLLSSLQGAAITSVKVEGVEHEFMTIPEVAEDVTDIILNLKEVLLQIHTNDVKTIRIEADGPKEIKAGDLITDAQVEVLNPGHHILTISEGGRVRAEMTARRGRGYVPAERNKIPGSPIGTIPIDALFSPIRKVNYQVTNARVGQQTDYDKLTLEVWTDGSVAPADAVAFAAKIVKEQLSIFINFDEAEEPAEEIKPVEEQKLNENLFRSVDELELSVRSANCLQNANIKTIGDLVQKTEAEMLKTKNFGRKSLKEIKEILAEMGLSLGMKLENWPPKAAPQGGAPKV
- the rplQ gene encoding 50S ribosomal protein L17 encodes the protein MKHRVVGRRLDRTTEHRTAMFKNMVTSLFRHERIVTTTPKAKELKRFADKVITQAKRGTPHARRLAHRDVRDVEVLNKLFDTLAERFKARPGGYTRIVRVGRRAGDNAEMSVIELVDRAPAAAPEAEEKGEKKATKAPKAEKAPKAEKAPKAEKKPAKKAAKAE